The following proteins are co-located in the Blochmannia endosymbiont of Camponotus sp. genome:
- the ftsI gene encoding peptidoglycan glycosyltransferase FtsI codes for MKFKPYNFQIILNSKRFNLLCSCIFFVLIILLLRLAFLQIIYSDQLINEGNMRSLRVQSTLSTRGIITDRMGQLLAISIPSDSVWVDPQEIIKNGGIAADIRRWTELSEILSISSDKLSSLINNHTTDHFVYLARQIDPAISKYVSQLKLPGVYLQQGSKRYYPAGCATAHLVGVTDVDSQGIEGIEKSFDAWLTGQPTTRAIRKDRFGRTIEEITLSDGQSSQNIILSIDERLQHLAYRELNNAVHMNKAESGSIVLIDINTGEILAMTNSPSYNPNNFLSIVNKSVMRNRAITDAFEPGSTVKPIVIMAALKHKIITKDTIMNTSPYILNGHQIKDVLYRRKLTIREILQKSSNVGVSKLALAMPATVLVNTYSNFGMGKSTNIGLVGESNGIYPYNRCWSDIERATFSYGYGLMITPLQLAKVYATIGGMGISRPLSIIRVDSSSVLGNQVFPRPLVRTVLDMMENVSSPSGGCQSAIKGYRVAVKTGTVKIVGSHGKYINKYIACTAGVAPASNPRFALAVVINDPKNGHYYGSMVSAPVFSAVMGNALKIMNVVPDFLQ; via the coding sequence ATGAAGTTTAAACCCTACAATTTTCAAATAATTTTAAATAGCAAACGTTTTAATTTATTGTGTAGTTGTATTTTTTTTGTATTAATTATTTTGCTATTAAGATTAGCTTTTTTGCAAATTATTTATTCTGATCAGTTAATTAATGAAGGTAACATGCGTTCGTTACGCGTGCAAAGCACACTCTCTACTCGGGGTATTATTACTGATAGAATGGGGCAACTATTGGCAATTAGTATACCATCTGATTCGGTTTGGGTTGATCCTCAAGAAATTATCAAGAATGGTGGTATTGCTGCTGATATACGTCGTTGGACGGAATTATCTGAAATATTATCTATATCATCAGATAAATTATCCTCTCTCATTAATAATCATACTACAGATCATTTTGTGTATTTAGCACGACAAATTGACCCTGCTATTTCTAAATACGTTAGTCAACTTAAGTTACCAGGAGTATATTTGCAACAAGGATCAAAAAGATATTACCCCGCTGGGTGTGCAACTGCTCATTTGGTAGGAGTAACAGATGTAGATAGCCAAGGGATTGAAGGAATAGAAAAAAGTTTTGATGCTTGGTTGACTGGGCAGCCTACAACACGAGCAATACGAAAAGATAGATTTGGTCGAACAATTGAAGAAATTACTTTGAGTGACGGTCAATCTTCTCAAAATATTATTCTTAGTATCGACGAACGTCTGCAACATTTAGCATACCGTGAATTAAATAATGCTGTACATATGAATAAAGCAGAATCTGGCAGTATAGTATTGATAGATATCAATACCGGAGAAATTCTAGCTATGACAAACAGCCCATCATATAATCCGAACAACTTTTTGTCCATTGTTAATAAGTCTGTTATGCGTAATCGTGCTATTACTGATGCATTTGAACCAGGTTCTACAGTGAAACCTATTGTGATTATGGCCGCATTAAAACATAAGATAATCACAAAAGACACTATTATGAATACATCACCTTATATACTCAATGGACATCAAATTAAGGATGTACTATATCGTAGAAAACTGACTATTAGAGAGATATTACAAAAGTCTAGTAATGTTGGTGTTTCTAAATTAGCATTGGCTATGCCTGCAACAGTTTTAGTCAATACATATTCAAATTTTGGAATGGGTAAATCAACAAATATAGGCTTAGTGGGAGAAAGTAACGGGATATATCCATATAATCGATGTTGGTCAGACATAGAACGCGCCACCTTTTCTTATGGATATGGCTTAATGATTACTCCGTTACAATTAGCTAAAGTTTATGCTACTATTGGTGGAATGGGAATATCCCGGCCACTTTCTATTATACGGGTTGATTCTTCCTCGGTATTAGGAAATCAAGTTTTTCCAAGACCTTTAGTGCGAACTGTTTTAGACATGATGGAAAATGTGTCATCGCCAAGTGGTGGTTGTCAATCTGCAATTAAAGGATATAGGGTTGCCGTAAAAACTGGTACTGTTAAGATAGTCGGATCACATGGGAAATATATTAATAAGTATATTGCATGCACCGCTGGAGTAGCTCCAGCGAGTAATCCTAGATTTGCTTTAGCAGTAGTAATAAATGATCCTAAAAATGGTCATTATTACGGAAGTATGGTATCTGCGCCAGTTTTTAGTGCAGTGATGGGTAATGCATTAAAAATAATGAATGTAGTGCCAGATTTTTTACAATAA
- the ftsL gene encoding cell division protein FtsL, whose translation MMEKKQYNLVSIIYDDLYLYGKWQLLLLLLVLTSAMLVVLVTYKTRSMIIDREKLVLKKNNLDTEWRSLILEEKILSHHNRIERIAIDKLQMHYAELTQDNTLY comes from the coding sequence ATGATGGAAAAGAAACAATATAATCTGGTTAGTATTATTTATGACGATTTATATTTATATGGTAAGTGGCAATTGCTGTTATTATTGTTAGTATTAACATCAGCCATGTTGGTTGTGCTAGTAACTTATAAAACTAGATCTATGATTATAGATCGCGAAAAACTTGTATTGAAAAAAAACAATTTAGATACCGAATGGAGAAGTTTAATTCTTGAAGAAAAAATATTATCTCACCATAATCGTATTGAACGTATCGCCATAGATAAATTACAAATGCATTACGCGGAACTCACTCAAGATAATACATTGTACTAA
- the rsmH gene encoding 16S rRNA (cytosine(1402)-N(4))-methyltransferase RsmH, translated as MLYIDCSHKSVLLNEAIQSLNINAAGIYIDGTFGSGGHSKLILSQLNKQGRLLAIDKDLLAIKIGKSIAEQDDRFTIIHSSFSKMIKYVKSIGLIGSVDGILLDLGISTFQINDCSRGFSFMQDGLLDMRMDISGGISAAEWLSKASQENITWVLKTFGEERFAKNIAKVIVSKRRYTPIMRSIVLSKLICDAIPHRNMNKHPATKSFLAIRMYINNELEEIAQVLKDALGILSPRGRLVVISFNSLEDRLVKYFIRENSCVLSIPPKLPLTNNQIFSKYQNKCQLKNIGKLMPSKQEIKKNIRARSAILRCAEKLAI; from the coding sequence ATGCTCTATATTGACTGTAGTCATAAAAGCGTATTGCTAAATGAAGCGATACAATCATTGAATATTAATGCAGCAGGCATATACATTGACGGAACGTTTGGTTCAGGAGGTCATTCTAAATTAATTTTATCTCAATTAAATAAACAAGGTCGTTTGTTAGCAATAGATAAAGATTTATTAGCTATAAAAATTGGAAAGAGCATTGCTGAACAAGATGATAGATTTACTATAATACATAGTTCATTTTCTAAAATGATCAAATATGTTAAAAGCATAGGACTGATTGGATCAGTGGATGGTATTTTATTGGATTTAGGGATCAGTACATTTCAGATAAATGATTGTAGCAGAGGATTTTCGTTCATGCAAGATGGCCTACTAGATATGCGGATGGATATTAGTGGTGGAATATCTGCTGCTGAATGGTTATCGAAGGCATCTCAGGAAAATATTACTTGGGTTTTAAAAACTTTTGGAGAAGAACGATTCGCAAAAAATATTGCTAAAGTTATAGTATCTAAAAGACGATACACGCCCATTATGCGCTCGATTGTTTTGTCTAAATTAATCTGTGACGCTATTCCTCATCGCAATATGAATAAGCATCCTGCAACTAAAAGTTTTTTAGCAATTAGAATGTATATTAATAATGAACTAGAGGAAATAGCGCAAGTGTTAAAAGATGCATTGGGCATATTGTCTCCACGAGGCAGATTGGTAGTAATTAGTTTTAATTCTTTAGAAGATCGATTGGTAAAATACTTCATTCGTGAAAATAGTTGTGTTTTGTCTATTCCTCCTAAGCTTCCGTTAACAAATAATCAAATATTTAGTAAATATCAAAATAAGTGTCAATTAAAAAATATAGGAAAATTAATGCCTTCAAAACAAGAAATTAAAAAAAATATACGTGCTCGTAGTGCGATATTACGTTGCGCTGAAAAATTGGCTATCTAA
- the leuA gene encoding 2-isopropylmalate synthase, whose translation MSQKVIIFDTTLRDGEQALQASLNVKEKLQIAFALERLGVDIMEVGFPVSSPGDFESVHTIAQQIKNSLVCALARCIDNDIDVAAEALKVAKNFRIHIFLPTSNVHIQSKLKKNFDQIIDMTVHAIRYARKYTDDIEFSCEDAGRTDIDNLCRIVEIAIQSGASTINIPDTVGYTTPYQFGQIITSLYNRVPIIDKAIISVHCHDDLGMAVGNSISAIQAGARQIEGTINGIGERAGNTALEEIIMAIKVREDLLNVHTNVRCQEIYRASQVVSQLCNIPIPANKAIVGSNAFSHSAGIHQDGILKNRKNYEIMTPETIGLKDVKLNLTSRSGRAAVKHHMKTMGYQESDYDMDKLYDVFLELADKKGQVFDYDLEALAFINNQQEQSEFFRLKCFHVDSSSSGIAHASVKLYCGNNTCTHSASGNGPIDAIYEALTHISKLAINLERYQLNAKGHGRKALGQVDIVVSYEGRNFHGVGLDTDVIESSVKAMIHVLNNIWRAKQVIIQRKYIKKNNQ comes from the coding sequence ATGAGTCAAAAAGTCATTATTTTCGATACAACTTTACGGGACGGTGAACAGGCTTTACAAGCAAGTTTAAACGTAAAGGAAAAATTACAAATTGCTTTTGCTTTAGAACGATTAGGGGTAGATATTATGGAAGTTGGATTTCCGGTATCTTCGCCAGGAGATTTTGAATCGGTTCATACAATAGCTCAACAAATAAAAAATAGTTTAGTATGCGCCTTAGCTAGATGTATTGATAACGATATTGACGTTGCAGCTGAAGCGTTAAAAGTTGCAAAAAATTTTCGTATTCATATATTTTTACCCACTTCAAACGTACATATTCAATCTAAATTGAAAAAAAACTTTGATCAAATTATAGACATGACTGTTCATGCAATACGTTATGCAAGAAAATACACTGATGACATAGAGTTTTCTTGCGAAGACGCTGGACGCACCGATATAGATAATTTATGTCGTATTGTTGAAATTGCTATCCAATCCGGAGCAAGTACAATTAATATTCCTGATACAGTGGGCTACACTACTCCATATCAGTTTGGACAAATTATTACTTCTTTATATAATCGTGTCCCTATTATTGATAAAGCTATCATTTCTGTTCATTGTCATGATGATTTAGGAATGGCAGTTGGTAATTCTATTTCAGCTATACAGGCAGGAGCTCGTCAAATTGAAGGGACTATAAATGGTATTGGTGAGCGAGCGGGAAATACTGCCCTGGAAGAAATAATTATGGCCATCAAAGTACGAGAAGATTTGCTAAACGTACACACTAATGTTCGTTGTCAAGAAATTTATAGAGCTAGTCAAGTAGTAAGTCAATTGTGTAATATCCCCATTCCAGCTAATAAAGCAATAGTTGGCTCCAATGCTTTCTCTCATTCTGCAGGTATTCATCAAGATGGTATATTAAAAAATAGAAAAAATTATGAAATTATGACCCCTGAAACTATTGGTTTAAAAGATGTTAAATTAAATCTTACATCTCGATCTGGAAGAGCGGCAGTAAAACATCATATGAAAACAATGGGTTATCAAGAAAGTGATTATGACATGGATAAATTATATGATGTTTTTTTAGAATTAGCAGATAAAAAGGGACAAGTATTTGATTATGATCTAGAGGCATTAGCATTCATTAATAATCAACAAGAACAATCAGAATTCTTCAGATTAAAATGTTTTCATGTAGATTCTAGCTCTTCTGGAATTGCTCATGCTTCAGTAAAATTATATTGTGGAAACAACACATGCACTCATTCGGCGAGTGGTAATGGGCCAATAGACGCAATTTATGAAGCGTTAACTCACATTTCTAAGTTGGCTATAAATTTAGAGAGATATCAACTGAATGCAAAAGGACATGGTCGTAAAGCGTTAGGGCAAGTGGATATTGTTGTATCGTATGAAGGACGCAATTTTCATGGAGTTGGATTAGATACAGATGTAATAGAATCTTCAGTAAAAGCCATGATTCATGTTTTAAATAATATTTGGCGCGCGAAACAAGTGATAATCCAACGCAAATATATAAAAAAAAATAACCAGTAA
- the leuB gene encoding 3-isopropylmalate dehydrogenase, producing MNNNYRIAVLPGDGIGPETTRQVYKILNAIKKQFQINIITTEHKIGGDAINSEGTPFPNSTLKYCEQSDAILFGAVGGPQWAHLKGSERPEQGALLALRKHFNLFANLRPIHLSDALKELSPLNINMIPNGIDIVFVRELIGGIYFGKPQGRSGAGLNEYAFDTAIYHRFEIERIANIAFKLAQKRRKRVSSVDKANVLQTSMLWREVVSHLSKNYPDVELEHLYIDNASMQLINNPSKFDIILCPNLFGDILSDECAMISGSIGMLPSASINEHNFGLYEPAGGSAPNIAGKNIANPIAHILSVALLFRYSLKLNFIAIEIEKAVAQALMLGYRTIDIAKKYEKSISTNEMGDIIAALIKNEREK from the coding sequence ATGAATAATAACTATCGTATTGCAGTATTACCAGGGGATGGTATCGGACCGGAAACTACAAGACAAGTTTATAAAATTTTAAATGCAATAAAAAAACAATTTCAAATCAATATTATTACCACAGAACATAAAATAGGAGGAGATGCAATTAATAGTGAAGGTACTCCTTTTCCGAATAGTACTTTAAAATATTGCGAACAATCGGATGCTATATTGTTTGGAGCAGTAGGAGGGCCACAGTGGGCGCATTTAAAAGGATCAGAAAGACCAGAACAGGGAGCTCTATTAGCTTTACGCAAACACTTTAATTTATTTGCTAATTTAAGACCTATACATCTTTCTGATGCATTAAAAGAATTATCTCCTTTAAATATAAACATGATTCCAAATGGAATTGATATTGTATTCGTACGTGAGTTAATCGGAGGTATTTATTTTGGTAAACCACAAGGACGTTCAGGCGCAGGTTTAAATGAATATGCTTTTGATACTGCAATTTATCATCGCTTTGAAATAGAACGTATTGCCAACATTGCTTTTAAATTAGCTCAAAAAAGGCGTAAACGTGTGTCTTCTGTAGACAAAGCTAACGTATTGCAGACTTCTATGTTATGGAGAGAAGTGGTATCACATCTTTCAAAAAATTATCCAGATGTTGAATTAGAACACTTATATATTGATAATGCTAGCATGCAATTAATAAATAATCCTTCTAAATTTGACATTATTCTATGTCCAAATTTATTTGGGGACATTCTATCTGATGAATGCGCCATGATAAGCGGATCCATTGGTATGCTGCCTTCTGCTAGTATTAATGAACACAATTTTGGTTTGTATGAACCTGCCGGAGGATCAGCTCCGAATATTGCAGGCAAAAATATCGCTAATCCTATCGCGCATATTCTCTCTGTTGCGTTATTATTTAGATATAGTTTAAAATTAAATTTTATTGCAATTGAAATTGAAAAAGCAGTTGCTCAAGCATTAATGTTAGGATATCGAACCATTGATATAGCAAAAAAATACGAAAAAAGCATAAGTACTAATGAAATGGGTGATATTATAGCTGCGTTAATTAAAAACGAAAGAGAAAAATAA
- the leuC gene encoding 3-isopropylmalate dehydratase large subunit — protein sequence MGKSLYQKLYDAHIVYENKDDVPILYIDRHLLHEVTSPQAFEALRLRKRIVRQPNKTFATMDHNVSTTTKNINDSGNMAKEQLDKLTKNCKDFGITLFGLNHPYQGIVHVLAPEQGITLPGMTIVCGDSHTATHGAFGALAFGIGTSEIEHVLATQTLQQIRYKSMQINLSGIIAPRITAKDIILAIIGKIGHGGGSGHVVEFCGPIITLLSMEERMTLCNMAIEMGATSALIAPDRTTYDYLKNRKFSPTGKNWEQALLYWKTLYSDHDAHFDKKFDFDVSNVNPQVTWGTNPSQVISIDQPIPSLESFIDPIERNSAERALIYMQLQSNTYLTDVSIDKVFIGSCTNSRIEDLRVAAQTIKGHHISKNIQAIVVPGSKLVKNQAEKEGLNKIFIQAGFEWRLPGCSMCLAMNNDRLEAGERCASTSNRNFEGRQGRGSRTHLVSPAMAAAAAIAGRFVDIRKFK from the coding sequence ATGGGAAAATCCTTATACCAAAAGTTATACGATGCACATATAGTTTATGAAAATAAAGATGATGTTCCAATATTATATATTGATAGACATTTATTGCATGAAGTCACATCGCCCCAAGCTTTTGAAGCACTACGTCTAAGAAAACGTATAGTTAGACAACCAAATAAAACATTTGCTACTATGGATCATAATGTCTCCACTACAACAAAAAATATTAATGATTCTGGAAATATGGCTAAAGAGCAATTAGATAAATTAACAAAAAATTGTAAAGATTTTGGAATTACGTTATTTGGTTTAAATCATCCTTATCAAGGAATAGTTCATGTTTTAGCGCCAGAGCAAGGTATCACATTACCCGGTATGACTATCGTGTGTGGAGATTCTCATACTGCTACTCATGGAGCTTTTGGTGCTTTAGCTTTTGGGATAGGAACATCAGAGATAGAACATGTATTAGCAACACAAACTTTACAACAAATTCGATATAAATCAATGCAAATTAACCTTTCAGGGATTATCGCTCCTCGAATTACAGCTAAAGATATAATCTTAGCAATTATTGGGAAAATTGGACATGGGGGAGGATCCGGTCATGTAGTAGAGTTTTGTGGGCCTATTATCACTCTCTTAAGCATGGAAGAACGCATGACCCTGTGCAACATGGCTATTGAAATGGGAGCAACTTCTGCTTTAATAGCACCAGATAGAACTACTTATGATTATTTAAAAAACCGTAAATTTTCTCCAACCGGAAAGAATTGGGAACAAGCATTATTATATTGGAAAACTTTATATTCTGACCACGATGCTCACTTCGATAAAAAATTTGATTTTGACGTATCTAATGTTAATCCACAAGTAACCTGGGGAACTAATCCTAGTCAAGTTATCTCTATTGATCAACCGATTCCATCTCTAGAATCTTTTATAGACCCTATAGAACGCAATTCTGCTGAACGCGCTTTAATTTACATGCAACTTCAATCTAATACTTATTTAACAGACGTTTCTATTGATAAAGTGTTTATAGGGTCATGCACTAACTCGCGTATTGAAGATTTACGTGTAGCAGCACAAACAATTAAGGGACATCATATTTCCAAAAATATACAAGCAATTGTAGTACCCGGATCTAAGCTAGTAAAAAATCAAGCAGAAAAAGAAGGATTAAACAAGATCTTCATACAAGCAGGATTCGAATGGCGTTTACCTGGTTGTTCTATGTGTCTAGCTATGAACAATGATAGACTCGAAGCAGGTGAGCGGTGTGCTTCTACTAGCAACCGGAACTTTGAGGGTCGCCAAGGGCGCGGGAGTCGCACTCATTTAGTAAGTCCAGCAATGGCAGCGGCCGCTGCCATTGCTGGACGCTTTGTGGATATTCGAAAATTTAAATGA
- the leuD gene encoding 3-isopropylmalate dehydratase small subunit has translation MMQFIQHTGIVLPLDISNIDTDTIIPKQFLKATTRSDFGSHLFFNWRFLENTPKILNPNFVLNDPHYKHASILLTQRNFGCGSSREHAVWALMDYGFKVIIAPSFADIFHKNSFNNRLLLITLSELKINDLFKEISTQKKGISLTVNLREQIIYTHNKKKYFFKINAFHRRCMLNKIDNISLTLQYDAAIKKYENNQPSYLK, from the coding sequence ATGATGCAATTTATTCAACATACTGGTATAGTTTTACCGCTTGATATTTCTAATATCGATACTGATACTATAATCCCAAAACAATTTTTAAAAGCTACCACTCGCTCTGATTTTGGATCACACTTATTTTTTAATTGGCGCTTTCTTGAAAATACACCTAAAATATTAAATCCAAATTTTGTGTTAAACGATCCGCATTATAAACATGCTAGCATTTTACTAACCCAAAGAAATTTTGGATGCGGATCTTCTCGAGAACATGCGGTATGGGCGCTCATGGATTATGGATTCAAAGTTATCATAGCTCCAAGTTTTGCGGATATTTTTCATAAAAATAGTTTTAATAATCGCTTATTGCTTATAACTTTATCAGAATTAAAAATAAATGATTTGTTTAAAGAAATCTCAACACAAAAAAAAGGTATATCTTTGACTGTGAATTTACGCGAACAAATTATTTATACACATAATAAAAAAAAGTATTTTTTTAAAATAAATGCTTTCCATAGACGTTGTATGCTTAATAAAATAGACAATATTAGTTTAACTTTACAATACGATGCTGCTATTAAAAAATATGAAAATAACCAGCCATCATATTTAAAATAA
- the lptD gene encoding LPS assembly protein LptD encodes MIIKFFLKNTIINSIFIIFYTQFYLLAHASNCLQIPIINNLVSIDQPIYMSSDALDIYYPNKIQFSGSVNMKQDNNIFMSDKLIISLNEKNELLYNTLYACGHVHYNNNYIILTGSHAWINFYNKNIDIHEGTYRFLEPSIHGTANSIMQRGKNRYTIVKKGTCTSCVSNKNYWNITGSEMLYDHHKHNIDVWNACLKIKKIPIFYSPYLSLSLYQNNVLGDYIPNIKYSSKHGLIFKIPCPINFSKHYSGSISPCYTSNLGTKLETEIRYSIKPGTGLLILDLIGNNKIYNKKFSNNYHNRYWQLYWKHNGIMNRKWHFNSNYISTTGSNNYIEHINIPTYAHSNNNCMNQKILCNYSDKNWNANLYYFGITNVNITAIKNYCNYNESFQLELNSYYDHIKHKPLNLKLFNQVTQFIPVNNHYPKTIRIHTEPTLDVSINNCYGYFNAEAKLKITHYRQKNINHYNKTQYLDHHLQNVVNRVIPQLKINSKMILKKNTHISKKYKRFLEPKLQYLYVPYRFQENIGIYDTDMIHIDHKNLFHDTTYSGLDRILPVNQITGDITIRCFKKKNELFYASIGQIFDLRQLNSKYIKISKYIYKTPNIILFSGISHWNINDYWHMNTETQYDMQHRTLSFGTIILEYTGKDNQVLQTHYRYTNKQYLEKILPDIKESIYHNTIAQLGVLACYPLIDNWKINCSHYHNIKTNQLIDQTIGIQYYKSCWGINVSCERKMIDWNKRLNRNTYDNKIRLDIKIYNSTSDFKANPYKMLNIGVFPYQHTL; translated from the coding sequence ATGATTATTAAGTTTTTTTTAAAAAACACTATCATTAATTCAATTTTTATAATATTTTATACTCAATTTTATCTTTTGGCTCATGCATCCAATTGTCTGCAAATTCCTATAATCAACAATCTCGTCTCTATTGATCAACCCATCTATATGTCATCCGATGCACTAGATATTTATTATCCTAATAAAATTCAGTTTTCTGGATCTGTCAACATGAAGCAGGATAACAACATTTTCATGTCCGACAAATTAATAATATCACTTAACGAAAAAAACGAATTATTATACAATACGTTATATGCTTGTGGTCATGTTCACTATAACAACAACTATATTATATTAACTGGATCCCACGCTTGGATTAATTTTTATAATAAAAATATAGATATTCATGAAGGCACATATCGTTTCTTAGAACCTTCTATTCATGGAACAGCAAATTCTATAATGCAAAGAGGAAAAAATCGCTATACTATAGTCAAGAAAGGAACATGTACTTCTTGTGTTTCAAATAAAAATTATTGGAACATAACAGGATCGGAAATGCTTTATGATCATCATAAACATAACATAGATGTATGGAATGCTTGCCTTAAAATAAAAAAAATACCAATATTCTATAGTCCTTATTTATCATTATCTTTATATCAAAATAATGTCTTAGGAGACTACATACCTAATATTAAATACAGTAGCAAACATGGATTAATTTTTAAAATACCTTGCCCTATTAATTTCTCAAAACACTACTCGGGCAGCATCTCTCCATGTTACACATCTAACCTAGGAACAAAATTAGAAACAGAAATACGTTACTCAATTAAACCAGGAACTGGATTATTAATTTTAGATCTCATAGGAAATAATAAAATATACAATAAAAAATTTTCTAACAATTATCATAACAGATATTGGCAATTATATTGGAAACATAATGGTATTATGAATAGAAAATGGCATTTTAATTCTAATTACATCTCAACTACAGGCTCCAATAATTATATTGAACATATCAATATACCAACATATGCGCATTCTAATAATAATTGTATGAACCAAAAAATACTATGCAATTATAGTGATAAAAATTGGAACGCTAATTTATATTATTTTGGTATCACGAATGTTAATATTACGGCAATTAAAAATTATTGTAATTACAACGAATCGTTCCAACTAGAATTAAATTCATATTATGATCACATCAAACATAAACCATTGAATTTAAAATTATTTAATCAAGTAACCCAATTTATACCTGTAAATAATCATTATCCAAAAACAATCAGAATACACACAGAACCAACTTTAGATGTCTCAATAAATAATTGTTATGGCTATTTTAATGCTGAAGCCAAATTAAAAATAACACATTATCGACAAAAAAATATAAATCATTATAACAAAACACAGTATCTGGACCATCATTTACAAAATGTAGTTAATCGTGTCATCCCGCAATTAAAAATTAATAGCAAGATGATTCTAAAAAAAAACACACATATTTCAAAAAAATATAAACGTTTCTTAGAACCAAAATTACAATATTTATATGTACCATATCGTTTTCAAGAAAACATCGGTATCTACGATACTGATATGATTCATATAGATCATAAAAATTTATTTCATGACACTACATATAGTGGATTGGATCGTATTTTACCTGTTAATCAAATTACGGGGGATATAACTATACGATGCTTTAAGAAAAAAAACGAATTATTTTATGCATCTATAGGTCAAATTTTTGATTTGAGACAACTTAATTCCAAATATATAAAAATATCTAAATACATATACAAAACTCCTAATATCATATTATTTTCAGGAATAAGTCATTGGAATATCAATGATTATTGGCATATGAACACCGAAACGCAATATGATATGCAACATCGTACATTATCATTTGGAACTATAATATTGGAATATACAGGTAAAGACAATCAAGTTTTACAAACACATTATAGATATACCAACAAACAATACCTTGAAAAAATACTACCAGATATTAAAGAATCAATATACCACAACACAATTGCTCAATTAGGAGTGCTCGCTTGTTATCCTTTAATTGATAATTGGAAAATAAATTGCTCGCATTACCATAATATAAAAACTAATCAACTCATTGATCAAACAATAGGAATACAGTATTATAAGTCATGTTGGGGGATTAATGTATCTTGTGAGCGAAAAATGATTGATTGGAACAAACGATTAAACCGTAATACATATGACAATAAAATACGATTAGATATCAAAATATATAACTCTACATCAGATTTTAAAGCAAACCCATATAAGATGCTGAACATAGGAGTTTTTCCATATCAACACACACTTTAA